One stretch of bacterium DNA includes these proteins:
- the moaD gene encoding molybdopterin converting factor subunit 1 — MKIRVKFFAMCREIAGTDEVTLELPLSATVDLFWNDIINIYPKLEKYKAHSRVALNMEYVSPQALLHEGDEVCIIPPVSGG, encoded by the coding sequence TTGAAGATCAGAGTTAAGTTTTTTGCCATGTGCCGTGAGATCGCGGGAACGGATGAGGTAACTTTGGAATTGCCTTTGTCTGCTACCGTTGATCTTTTTTGGAATGATATCATTAACATTTATCCTAAGCTTGAAAAATATAAGGCACACAGCAGGGTGGCATTGAATATGGAATACGTTTCACCGCAAGCGCTGCTGCACGAAGGAGATGAAGTGTGCATCATTCCTCCCGTGAGCGGCGGATGA
- a CDS encoding molybdenum cofactor biosynthesis protein MoaE — protein MKNYRMVREEKYYVEVTKNEISVKKLYDFCVTEGTGAVDIFVGTVRDHFDGKKVESIDYHGYPEMAEKIMLNILKKAFGYWPVNRVAIQHRLGLLQIKEPSVIIVVSSAHRAEAFSACRYIIEEIKKELPVWKKEYFRDGQVAWQSDEPSE, from the coding sequence GTGAAAAATTATCGTATGGTCAGAGAAGAAAAATATTATGTCGAAGTAACCAAAAACGAAATTAGCGTTAAGAAACTGTATGATTTCTGCGTGACGGAAGGCACCGGCGCCGTCGATATTTTTGTAGGAACAGTTCGCGATCACTTCGACGGGAAAAAGGTTGAGTCTATCGATTACCACGGTTATCCTGAGATGGCAGAGAAGATAATGCTCAATATTTTGAAAAAAGCTTTCGGGTATTGGCCGGTCAACCGCGTTGCTATACAACACCGATTAGGATTGCTTCAGATCAAAGAACCCAGCGTGATCATAGTTGTCTCATCTGCGCATCGGGCGGAAGCCTTTTCAGCATGCCGGTATATTATCGAAGAAATTAAGAAGGAATTGCCGGTTTGGAAAAAAGAATATTTTCGTGACGGACAAGTTGCATGGCAGTCAGACGAACCGTCAGAATGA
- a CDS encoding AgmX/PglI C-terminal domain-containing protein, giving the protein MNPLENNKNLHASAAPPGGRASAGAREIRIVSFPKEFHKNYWASFDKKILVIWFASLVIVYTPLLYMAAQPKPPVSTVISDRLLKKIGVINKIDPKLLEEIDKPKEEEKTETSTATGPATAIKAPTGNVGKAGRAAAAKAAAAARAGKAAGKAAGKGVLAVAGASGTGSSGKYASVDFSGSSSGLDDVLGQIGGLGEAGGGGSDRTVLGAGGGVGGEGGLGDLTALLGDPGGLSVSAGESGGGLIGVGKASIAGGAGAGASAGEIQSVIDANAAAVNSCYQKELKKSPDLKGKLSVAIKVNQAGRVAGVNVTQNTVGNAVSSCVTNKIRGWSFPKGKKGVITINQTFVFTK; this is encoded by the coding sequence ATGAATCCGTTAGAGAACAATAAGAATTTACACGCCAGCGCTGCGCCTCCGGGAGGCAGAGCCTCTGCGGGCGCGCGGGAGATCAGGATTGTTTCTTTCCCGAAAGAGTTCCATAAGAATTATTGGGCGTCTTTCGATAAGAAGATACTAGTGATCTGGTTTGCTTCTTTGGTGATTGTGTATACGCCACTGCTTTACATGGCTGCGCAACCCAAGCCTCCGGTGAGCACGGTCATTTCGGACAGGCTCTTAAAGAAAATCGGCGTTATCAATAAGATTGATCCGAAACTTCTCGAAGAAATTGATAAACCCAAAGAAGAAGAAAAAACAGAAACAAGCACCGCAACAGGGCCGGCAACAGCTATAAAAGCTCCGACGGGTAACGTTGGTAAAGCAGGACGTGCGGCGGCGGCAAAGGCAGCTGCAGCGGCTCGCGCAGGGAAAGCGGCAGGGAAAGCGGCAGGCAAAGGCGTTCTAGCCGTTGCGGGAGCATCGGGAACCGGTTCTTCGGGAAAATATGCTTCAGTTGATTTTAGCGGTTCTTCCAGCGGTTTAGATGATGTTTTAGGACAGATTGGCGGTCTGGGTGAAGCCGGCGGCGGCGGCAGTGATCGAACAGTTTTAGGCGCCGGCGGCGGCGTTGGCGGTGAGGGCGGACTTGGTGATCTTACCGCATTATTGGGCGATCCGGGAGGCTTGTCTGTGTCGGCCGGAGAATCGGGCGGCGGCCTTATCGGCGTCGGTAAAGCGTCTATTGCCGGCGGTGCGGGAGCCGGAGCTTCTGCGGGCGAAATTCAGTCCGTAATTGATGCGAATGCAGCTGCGGTGAACTCATGCTACCAAAAAGAATTGAAGAAATCTCCGGATCTTAAAGGTAAGTTAAGCGTTGCAATCAAAGTGAATCAGGCAGGACGTGTTGCAGGTGTAAATGTTACCCAAAACACGGTCGGTAATGCAGTATCATCTTGCGTTACCAATAAGATTCGCGGATGGAGTTTTCCAAAAGGCAAAAAAGGCGTGATAACGATCAACCAGACCTTTGTGTTTACGAAGTAA
- the aspS gene encoding aspartate--tRNA ligase, which produces MNPVVKTTLRTHTCGQLNNNFVRQTVSLIGWVHRRRDMGKLIFIDLRDRYGMTQIVFNPDNNAAIHETAKELRTEFVVRVTGKVIARDAGNINKTIVTGAIEIAADQLEILSRAKTPPFELNDERLKVDEDLRLEYRYLDLRRNFMQEPLIFRHKLAQVVRNYFTEQEFIEVETPMLMKSTPEGARDYLVPSRVHAGKFYALPQSPQIYKQLLMVSGFDRYFQIVKCFRDEDLRSDRQPEFTQVDVEMSFVDMDDVLHTIESLMEKIFKELKGIDLSLPLKRMSYLDAVSSYGSDKPDLRFGMKIHYLDELVKNSEFKVFTDVLSQQDGSVGCIKVEGQAASFSRKKIDELTEHMKEFDVKGIATIKVEANGVTSSISKFLTPEILSNITQLVEAKVGDIILIVAHHRKIVQSALGSLRVKLAEELKLINENEFNLSWVLDFPLFEYDAEEKRYIAMHHPFTAPMDRDLEKMDSDPAGVYAKAYDLVLNGNEIGGGSIRIHKKDIQNKMFDALNMSQEERELKFGFLLKAFEYGVPPHGGIALGFDRLTAVLTGRKSIRDVIAFPKTNSAVSLMDHAPTEVDPRQLKDLHIGIIK; this is translated from the coding sequence ATGAATCCAGTGGTAAAAACAACTTTACGAACGCATACCTGCGGACAATTGAATAATAATTTTGTCAGACAAACCGTTTCCCTCATCGGATGGGTCCATCGACGTCGGGATATGGGTAAATTAATATTTATTGATCTCCGGGATCGCTACGGAATGACACAGATCGTATTTAATCCAGATAACAATGCAGCTATTCATGAAACGGCCAAAGAACTACGTACGGAATTTGTTGTTCGAGTCACCGGAAAAGTCATTGCGCGTGACGCAGGCAATATCAATAAAACTATTGTTACGGGCGCTATTGAGATTGCGGCAGACCAACTTGAAATACTGAGCCGCGCCAAAACCCCGCCGTTTGAACTTAATGATGAGAGATTAAAAGTCGACGAAGACCTGAGGCTGGAGTACCGATATCTAGACCTGAGGCGAAATTTTATGCAAGAGCCTTTGATCTTTCGGCACAAACTTGCTCAAGTGGTAAGAAATTACTTCACCGAGCAAGAGTTCATTGAAGTCGAAACGCCAATGCTGATGAAAAGTACACCTGAAGGCGCGCGTGATTATTTGGTTCCGAGCCGCGTCCATGCCGGAAAATTTTATGCTCTGCCGCAGTCGCCTCAGATATATAAACAGTTGCTCATGGTTTCGGGCTTTGACCGTTATTTTCAAATCGTAAAATGTTTTCGAGACGAAGATCTCAGGTCCGACCGCCAGCCGGAATTTACTCAAGTAGACGTGGAGATGTCCTTTGTGGATATGGACGATGTTCTACACACGATTGAGTCTCTGATGGAAAAAATTTTTAAAGAGTTAAAAGGCATTGACCTATCATTACCACTGAAGCGTATGAGTTACCTTGATGCGGTATCGTCATACGGGAGCGATAAGCCTGACTTGCGATTCGGGATGAAGATACATTATCTCGATGAATTGGTTAAAAATTCGGAATTCAAAGTTTTTACTGACGTGTTATCTCAGCAAGACGGATCGGTCGGCTGCATCAAAGTTGAAGGTCAAGCCGCGTCCTTTTCGAGAAAGAAAATAGACGAATTGACAGAACACATGAAAGAATTTGATGTTAAAGGTATCGCTACAATTAAAGTGGAAGCCAACGGCGTTACATCTTCAATTTCTAAATTTCTGACTCCAGAAATACTTTCGAATATAACACAACTTGTCGAAGCAAAAGTGGGCGATATTATTCTGATTGTTGCGCACCACAGAAAAATCGTTCAATCTGCCTTAGGAAGTTTACGTGTGAAATTAGCCGAAGAACTAAAATTGATAAACGAGAACGAATTCAATTTGTCATGGGTACTTGATTTCCCTTTGTTCGAATACGACGCGGAGGAGAAACGGTACATAGCCATGCATCATCCATTTACGGCTCCTATGGACCGGGATCTTGAAAAAATGGATTCGGATCCGGCTGGCGTTTACGCCAAGGCGTATGATCTTGTTCTTAACGGGAATGAAATCGGCGGAGGAAGTATCCGTATTCACAAGAAAGATATTCAGAATAAAATGTTTGACGCACTTAATATGTCGCAAGAAGAACGCGAACTCAAATTTGGATTTCTATTGAAGGCATTTGAATACGGTGTCCCGCCCCATGGGGGCATTGCGCTTGGATTTGACCGGTTGACTGCCGTTCTGACGGGTCGAAAATCCATTAGGGATGTGATCGCATTTCCAAAAACGAACAGCGCAGTTTCTCTTATGGATCACGCGCCGACAGAGGTTGATCCGCGTCAACTCAAGGATCTGCACATCGGTATTATTAAGTAA
- a CDS encoding biopolymer transporter ExbD — translation MAFKPSAAKKNRGSTEGTLNMNSMMDILTIMLLFLLMSFSTEGSLATKSDGLKPPKVLTKQKPKKVLAINVSTQHLFFKKDAIVDVDKIIAQKNSFVIQELADKLDEEASRAIELESKFGIEFKRELVIVGDERLPFNVLLKVIITCGRNGFANLRLLGNLSNKADVLGI, via the coding sequence ATGGCATTCAAACCATCAGCGGCCAAGAAAAACAGAGGAAGTACAGAAGGAACTCTTAATATGAATTCCATGATGGACATTCTTACCATTATGTTGCTCTTTTTGCTTATGAGTTTCAGTACCGAAGGTTCGCTGGCGACCAAATCCGACGGACTAAAACCTCCGAAGGTTTTGACAAAACAGAAACCGAAAAAAGTCTTAGCGATCAACGTCTCAACTCAGCATCTTTTTTTTAAGAAAGATGCTATCGTAGATGTGGATAAGATCATTGCACAGAAAAACAGTTTCGTTATACAGGAATTGGCTGATAAATTGGACGAAGAAGCGTCTAGGGCCATTGAATTGGAGTCTAAATTCGGCATCGAATTCAAGCGCGAGTTAGTTATCGTTGGCGATGAAAGGTTGCCTTTCAATGTCTTACTTAAAGTGATCATCACGTGCGGACGCAACGGTTTTGCTAATCTACGGCTCTTGGGCAATTTGTCCAATAAAGCGGATGTGCTCGGGATTTGA